In the genome of Phacochoerus africanus isolate WHEZ1 chromosome 5, ROS_Pafr_v1, whole genome shotgun sequence, the window ATGTTCAtccagcaaatttttttttttccaccccagggcatatggaattccctggccagggatcgaatctgaaccatagttttttttgttttttgcttttctttttaggtctgcacccttagcttatggaagttcccaggttaggagtagaaatagagctgtagctggaggcctaggccacagccacagcaatgtcagatccaagccacgtctgcgacctacaccacagctcacagcaatgctggatccttaatccaccaagcaaggccaggggtcgaacccgcaacctcacagttactagtcagattagtttctgctgcaccacaatgggaactccctgagccatAGTTTtgacctaagctgtagctgcggcaacaccggatccttcacctgctgtgcagggctgggattgaacctgcgtcccagtgctcccaagatgccgctgatcccattgcgccacagtgagaactcctcatcTAGCAAGTGTTTATTGAGTATCTTGCCATAGGCCAGGCCTTGCCCCAGGCACTGGGACTATACCAATGAACAAGACAGAACTTCCACTCTCTAGGGACTGACAAATGAGAAATATTCTGAATACCACCAGGAACACACATCGTTGAACGAATTGGGTTCATTGCCTCTTTTGAGAAGGAAGACTGCATTTACTTCAGTAAGAGTGTTTAAAAAGACTTAAAGAATTTGGGCCTGGGTCAGGTGATCTGGGGGAGGGTTCAAGCAAGTGGGCTTTTTCTCTGGACTAGATGTCTGTCAGGAAGCTGGGACGGCTCTACAATTGCAAgccttagtaaatatttaaagtggAAGGCTAATGCTGTAAAGAAGCAGCAGTTACTCATATTAGTCAGAATGGGGAAATGTTTCATATTGTTGGAATCAGACCAAGACTGATTCCAAcaatattcttgtttttattttactttgaacaTGATAACAGAGCAGTCTTGTTTATGCCTTGCTCCATCATGGCCACACAACGGCCTTGAACGATGGCGGTGTTCTGGAAAATTGTTTACGTCCCGCTGAATACCAAGGCCTAGCAGTGAATGCCAGGCCAGCTCCCAGATGTGAGGGGCAGCTACCCTCTTTATCATAAGAAAGCCCGTTCACTCGATCGAGGTATAGTTGCAGGGAGCCAGGTGCAGAGTAATTCGAGGTGAGAAAAGAGAAGCAGTGCCAGTCCTCAGGGAACTCACAGTGACTTGTTCGCGCTGTCTTAGACTGTCAGAAATGGGAGGAGGAGCGGTCCAGACAAAGGCCCTGGGGGcgttggtgggggtgggagtggaggatGCTCAAAGCCATTAGCTGAGCGGCGGCGGAGCCACAGTGCGCGCCACGACTGGAAAGGTCTGCTAGGGCCGGACCCTCGGTCACGCAGGGCCACCTCTCCCCCAGGGGCAAGAGCATTCGCTGCCCTCATTTGCTCAGAAACAGGAAATGAAATCAAGCAGGTTTAATCAATATAACCCCTCTCGGCCTCGGGTTCATGAATATTCAGCAGCCCGCTTCCGGCCGGCAACTccgccccagccccgcccagcgAGGAGACTGCGCGTGCGTTTCCGGCGCGCGGCTCTGTCGTCATACGCGCGCCGCCGCTTCCGCCCCCCCACAGGGAAGCCGGAGAGTAGTCATGGCGAGTTCGGCTGCCTCCTCGGTGCGACCGCCCAGGCCCAAGAAAGAGCCGCAGACGCTCGTCATCCCCAAGAATGCGGCTGAGGAGCAGAAGCTCAAGCTGGAACGGCTCATGAAGAACCCGGTGAGACAGAGGGCTGACGGCCCCTCCAAGTCCCACCTCCTTCGGTTCCGGCATCTCCGGGCGCCTGCGGGTCCACTTTCCCCCCGCTCTGAACTCTGGAACTCAGAACCCGAAATCTAGAGTCAGACCTGAGGAAGGAGTAGGCTGCCCCAAAGATAGTGAGCTCTCTCCTGCCTTTACATTAGAGCCCAGCCTGGGTGAAGGCTTATGGGGTGGCTTCCCGTGCTTTAAGGCTCTTTCCAGTTTAACCGTGTGAAAAGAAGCCTTAAATTGGAGAGATAGAACCTGTGGGTTAGCCCAAGgatatttttctcctaaataGTACCAGCTGTTAGGCATTAGCCGAGACTCCTGGGGCAAGTCATTCCCCTCAGTCATGAAAATCGTTGGATGCGAAGGTCTCTTCCACCTTTGACTAAGAAGGGTTGACTCTCTTCgaataatagtttttaaagtcGGAGGTTTCCAGCCCTAAATGATGTCTTACATTTCTGAGGTCTGCCCTGGAAAGTTGTGGGTTGTGATAGAACCCATAGTGTATGGGGAGAAGaaaaggcagagggaagaagagaaacacGGCTTTGGGTCCAAGGAGCAAAACAGCTCTACTTCATTAGTCCAGTTCTTTGTAAAAGCTGTGACTTTGTACATATAAATGCTTTCTGTGTGTTGCAGGACAAAGCAGTTCCAATTCCAGAAAAAATGAGTGAATGGGCACCTCGACCTCCCCCGGAATTTGTCCGAGATGTGATGGGTAATGTCTTTCGGATGTGGTCTTTAAAGTGTAGATATAAAAACTTTGCAGCTAGTATTTGTTGATTACCTCTCTcatagggagaaaaaaagttcACTGATCCAGTATTTCGCTCTTACAGTGAAGGGGTATTGTTGCTATGGTTTAGCATTAgagtatttttttctgcattgttgtttttttgctttgtggtttttgtttttgtcttttcagggctgcacccgccacatatgcaggttcctaggctaggggtctaatcagagctgcagctgccagcctacaccagagccacagcaccgtgggatccgagccacatctgcaacctataccacagctcacggcaatgccagatccttaacccactgagcgaggccagggatcgaacccacaacttcatggttcctagtcggattcgtttctgcagcaccacggcaggaactcctgcattgttttaataataatactcttttttcaaaattgaaatagTTTTATGTTGTAGAGTAGTAAATTAACAACTGTAAAGAATAAGTAACAGGTGGAGAAAAATTAGAACCACCTGTAATTCTAATGGTCTATTTGtaacattttgatttttccttgCAAATGTCTTTGTAGTCAAAAACCACTCAGGCTTAAGAAAAAATGTCTTACAAAAATGTGATTGTTCTACACATATTATTTGATAAGctaacctacttttttttttcttttcttttttttgagggcctcacccaaggcatgtggacgttcccaggctaggggtcgaattggagctgcagctgccagcctacactgcagctcacagcaatgccagatccattaacccactgagtaagactgAGGATCAaagccaaatcctcatggatactagttgggttcattaccactgaaccacaatggaaatccTACTTGTCCTCTTATGCTGTGTTAGAGTGGAATTTTTAGTGACTTCATAGTCAACATTCATGCAACGAGTATTTCATGATCGCTACAACATGCCAGATGCTGTGTTAGGTTCTGGGGTACAGTGGGGAGATGAGCAGGCATGGTCCCATCCGTCACTTCTACTGCCTGTCTTTGGTTCCTTTTGATTAAGGGTAGTTTGTGTTGGTAACTGGATCTCATTGAGAGCTCTGGACTGTCCTGGCTTTAGGTTCAAGTGCTGGGGCCGGCAGCGGAGAGTTCCATGTGTACAGGCATCTGCGCCGGAGAGAGTACCAGCGGCAGGACTACATGGATGCCATGGCTGAGAAGGTCAGTGAGCCAGGAGGCTTGAGTTTGGGCAGTGTGCATGTACA includes:
- the PRKRIP1 gene encoding PRKR-interacting protein 1; amino-acid sequence: MASSAASSVRPPRPKKEPQTLVIPKNAAEEQKLKLERLMKNPDKAVPIPEKMSEWAPRPPPEFVRDVMGSSAGAGSGEFHVYRHLRRREYQRQDYMDAMAEKQKLDAEFQKRLERNKIAAEEQTAKRRKKRQKLKEKKLLAKKMKLEQKKQKEGSSQSQEQLSSSSEEASGTEEEEEEEAAAEPSFIMGR